The following are from one region of the Luteimonas sp. MC1572 genome:
- a CDS encoding Hsp20/alpha crystallin family protein, translating into MNQISRQRDQWPRAQDPMGQLFDRLFGGNLMGDTGNDESSVVTSQWAPRVDIKEEHDRFVLYADIPGVDPKDIEIQMDKGLLTLKGERSSVTREEGEQFSRIERSHGIFHRRFALPDSADPDRISASGEHGVLEIVIPKRPETTPRRIQVGSRTTTQQNGG; encoded by the coding sequence ATGAACCAGATCAGCCGCCAGCGCGACCAGTGGCCTCGCGCCCAGGACCCGATGGGCCAGCTCTTCGACCGCCTCTTCGGCGGCAACCTGATGGGCGACACCGGCAACGACGAATCGTCGGTGGTCACCAGCCAGTGGGCGCCACGCGTCGACATCAAGGAAGAACACGACCGCTTCGTGCTCTATGCCGACATCCCCGGCGTCGACCCCAAGGACATCGAGATCCAGATGGACAAGGGGCTGCTCACCCTGAAGGGCGAGCGCAGCAGCGTGACCCGCGAGGAAGGCGAGCAGTTCTCGCGCATCGAGCGCAGCCACGGCATTTTCCATCGCCGGTTCGCACTGCCCGACAGCGCCGATCCGGACCGCATCTCGGCGAGCGGCGAGCACGGCGTGCTCGAGATCGTCATCCCGAAGCGGCCGGAAACCACCCCGCGCCGGATCCAGGTGGGTTCACGCACCACCACGCAGCAGAACGGCGGATAA
- a CDS encoding porin, with product MHAIQGRLARRTPARHAGRTALALALALAAGGAQASDAWQTSGDVRFGYVGSETRARSGATTDADSIRARVRFRVRGDLGGDWHASGRVAARLDSEQDDAEFWVRTYAPGPAGLEDGQATIDEAYLEYRPAESPWSLRLGRFQAAFAIDDIMKKSLDQNDSTNFDITWTDGAWWQWRGQDWTTHVIARHNDRRGPTGALRRPLDFADGGSRAGLFVAAESKTAVGPVVQRMVTLTWLPSALRTNGLADPALEDYLAVTAKAAAEWPLGDGGTRFRLGGEIGWAPDTPRREAVNSGTGEADALSWQASFSFMDVLPDHDFGLVYGRVADGWLLSSDFRPHDELLEARWVWQASKAWQLDARIRRREEIDLPASAAGPRRDDDVYLRATWKF from the coding sequence GTGCACGCGATTCAAGGCCGGCTCGCCCGGCGAACCCCGGCGCGCCACGCCGGACGCACTGCCCTGGCGCTCGCCCTGGCACTCGCCGCGGGCGGCGCGCAGGCCAGCGACGCGTGGCAAACCAGCGGCGACGTCCGCTTCGGCTACGTCGGCTCCGAAACGCGCGCCCGCAGCGGCGCCACCACCGACGCCGACAGCATCCGCGCCAGGGTGCGCTTCCGCGTGCGCGGCGACCTCGGCGGCGACTGGCATGCCAGCGGCCGCGTGGCCGCGCGCCTCGACAGCGAACAGGACGACGCGGAATTCTGGGTGCGCACCTACGCGCCCGGCCCCGCCGGACTCGAGGACGGCCAGGCGACCATCGACGAGGCCTACCTGGAATACCGCCCCGCGGAATCGCCCTGGAGCCTGCGCCTGGGGCGCTTCCAGGCCGCGTTCGCCATCGACGACATCATGAAGAAGTCGTTGGACCAGAACGACAGCACCAACTTCGACATCACCTGGACCGATGGCGCCTGGTGGCAGTGGCGGGGCCAGGACTGGACCACGCACGTGATCGCGCGGCACAACGACCGCCGCGGCCCCACCGGCGCGCTGCGCCGCCCGCTGGACTTCGCCGATGGCGGTTCGCGCGCCGGCCTGTTCGTGGCGGCGGAATCGAAGACGGCCGTCGGCCCCGTGGTGCAGCGCATGGTCACGCTGACCTGGCTGCCGTCCGCGCTGCGCACCAACGGCCTCGCCGACCCGGCGCTCGAGGACTACCTGGCGGTGACCGCCAAGGCCGCCGCCGAATGGCCGCTGGGCGACGGCGGCACCAGGTTCCGGCTCGGCGGCGAGATCGGTTGGGCGCCGGACACGCCGCGCCGCGAGGCGGTGAACTCCGGCACCGGCGAAGCCGACGCGCTGTCCTGGCAGGCCTCCTTCAGCTTCATGGACGTCCTGCCCGACCACGACTTCGGCCTCGTCTACGGGCGCGTGGCCGACGGCTGGCTGCTGTCGAGCGACTTCCGCCCCCACGACGAGCTGCTCGAGGCGCGCTGGGTGTGGCAGGCCTCGAAGGCCTGGCAGCTCGACGCGCGCATCCGCCGCCGCGAGGAGATCGACCTGCCCGCCAGCGCCGCCGGCCCGCGACGGGACGACGACGTGTATCTGCGGGCGACCTGGAAGTTCTGA